From Thermomicrobiales bacterium, one genomic window encodes:
- a CDS encoding LLM class flavin-dependent oxidoreductase translates to MAEFRHPLSFGVVIAQHQYTWPELVSQWKLAEELGFDSIWLFDHFMALYADPDGPCLETSTLLSALALETNRARIGVLVYGNTHRHPSVLAKEIVTVDHISKGRAILGIGAGWNEREHRAYGIPFPSAGDRVDMLDEALQIMESLFTETRTTFHGQHYDLVDAPFAPKPVQQKLPVLIGGKRPRMLKVIARHADLWDTGNDPEGIREGLAQIQAHCREIGRDPGEIAVSSSFGADRLEHGDSFEDLIRTYRAAGTSQFLFDFPLGGEGLESAKRLATDVMPRLRDELA, encoded by the coding sequence ATGGCCGAATTCCGGCATCCCCTTTCCTTCGGCGTCGTCATCGCCCAGCATCAATACACCTGGCCTGAGCTGGTTTCCCAATGGAAGCTGGCAGAGGAGCTTGGCTTCGATTCGATCTGGCTCTTCGACCATTTCATGGCGCTCTATGCCGATCCGGACGGTCCGTGCCTCGAGACGTCCACCCTCCTCTCTGCGCTGGCGTTGGAGACGAACCGCGCCAGGATCGGCGTGCTGGTCTACGGCAACACACACCGGCATCCGTCAGTGCTGGCCAAAGAGATCGTGACCGTCGACCACATCAGCAAGGGACGCGCGATTCTGGGTATTGGCGCAGGGTGGAATGAGCGAGAGCACCGCGCATACGGGATCCCCTTCCCGTCCGCCGGCGACCGGGTGGACATGCTCGACGAAGCGCTCCAGATCATGGAATCGCTCTTCACCGAAACACGCACAACCTTCCATGGCCAGCATTACGATCTGGTGGATGCGCCCTTTGCCCCCAAGCCGGTGCAGCAGAAGCTGCCGGTGCTCATCGGTGGCAAACGCCCACGCATGCTCAAGGTCATCGCCCGTCACGCCGATCTCTGGGATACCGGCAACGATCCGGAAGGCATCCGGGAAGGGCTGGCGCAGATCCAGGCGCATTGCCGGGAGATCGGCCGCGATCCCGGCGAGATCGCGGTTTCTTCCAGTTTCGGCGCAGACCGGCTGGAACACGGCGACAGTTTCGAAGACCTCATCCGCACCTATCGCGCCGCCGGCACCAGCCAGTTTCTCTTCGACTTCCCCCTGGGAGGAGAAGGACTGGAATCGGCCAAGCGCCTGGCCACCGATGTCATGCCGCGCTTGCGTGACGAACTCGCCTGA
- a CDS encoding HAD family hydrolase has product MDSQTTTNDRPIELVTFDLYDTLIELHPKRWERLQRALRRIGIESDLEALRQSDLIAEDYFTIVNGAIPIRDRPPADRERIRLAYMNVWLEAAGIPHDELVVREARQHYLAEYETPAVEDSPFGGYLVFRDVMDATSRLREAGIKTAIISNADSDVTALCRHLEFAEGMDLIVTSALIGYEKPHINTFRAAFEPLGVDPANTLHIGDQPKSDVVGALNAGMRAALIDRYERHDPSLHDVPIFVGLDALVDHVLAINEQAAVAS; this is encoded by the coding sequence ATGGACTCGCAAACGACTACCAACGACCGCCCGATCGAGCTCGTTACCTTCGATCTTTATGACACGTTGATCGAATTGCATCCCAAACGCTGGGAGCGCTTGCAGCGCGCGCTTCGCCGCATCGGCATCGAGTCCGATCTGGAAGCCCTGCGCCAATCCGATCTCATCGCCGAGGACTACTTCACGATCGTCAATGGAGCAATTCCGATTCGCGACCGGCCACCCGCCGACCGTGAGCGGATCCGGCTCGCATATATGAACGTCTGGCTGGAAGCCGCCGGCATCCCGCACGATGAGCTGGTGGTGCGCGAAGCGCGGCAACACTACCTGGCCGAATACGAAACGCCAGCGGTCGAGGATTCTCCCTTCGGCGGGTATCTCGTGTTCCGTGATGTGATGGACGCCACCTCCCGCTTGCGCGAGGCTGGCATCAAGACAGCCATCATCTCCAATGCCGATAGCGATGTCACCGCTCTCTGCCGGCATCTCGAGTTTGCCGAAGGCATGGATCTCATCGTGACCTCGGCGTTGATCGGCTATGAAAAGCCGCATATCAACACCTTCCGGGCGGCATTCGAACCGCTCGGCGTCGACCCCGCGAACACGCTGCACATTGGCGACCAGCCGAAGTCTGACGTGGTCGGGGCGCTGAATGCGGGGATGCGCGCGGCGCTGATCGATCGCTACGAACGCCACGATCCGTCCCTGCATGACGTTCCTATCTTCGTCGGACTCGATGCGCTGGTCGATCATGTGTTGGCGATCAACGAACAGGCGGCGGTGGCGTCGTGA
- a CDS encoding MOSC domain-containing protein, with amino-acid sequence MTVIELLSVNVALPGYLCERHGQMIESGIRKRPISTETVTVSEVNIDGDGQGDLVAHGGPEKAVYGYPSEHWPRWTEEMSPALPYGPGSFGENLSLKGILEDEACIGDIWRWGDVRLQICQPRYPCYKLAEVLQRPNVVKAMVDNGRTGWYFRVLTPGTAPNGGTLELEARDPAAVTVALAHAARLPGADRALIERVAAVDALSKVVKQSLAEALSS; translated from the coding sequence GTGACCGTGATCGAGCTGCTCTCGGTCAATGTGGCGCTCCCAGGCTATCTCTGCGAACGGCATGGCCAGATGATCGAAAGCGGGATTCGCAAGCGCCCCATTTCGACCGAAACCGTAACCGTCTCCGAGGTCAATATCGACGGTGACGGCCAGGGCGACCTGGTGGCTCATGGCGGTCCAGAAAAGGCCGTCTACGGCTACCCCTCCGAGCATTGGCCACGCTGGACCGAGGAGATGAGCCCGGCGCTTCCCTACGGCCCGGGATCGTTCGGGGAAAACCTGAGTCTGAAGGGGATACTGGAGGACGAGGCCTGCATCGGCGATATCTGGCGTTGGGGCGATGTGCGGCTGCAAATCTGCCAACCGCGCTACCCCTGTTACAAGCTCGCCGAGGTGCTCCAGCGGCCGAACGTGGTCAAAGCCATGGTCGATAATGGCCGCACTGGCTGGTACTTTCGCGTGCTCACCCCCGGGACGGCGCCCAACGGCGGAACGCTCGAACTGGAAGCGCGCGATCCAGCCGCAGTCACCGTGGCGCTGGCCCATGCCGCCCGGCTTCCCGGAGCGGACCGCGCGCTGATCGAACGCGTTGCCGCGGTGGATGCGCTGTCGAAGGTCGTCAAGCAGTCGCTGGCCGAAGCGCTGTCATCCTGA
- a CDS encoding peptidylprolyl isomerase, translated as MTDFMRRMLAVVIVLAAVVPGLAVTAAPAMAQSGLDGAACWPQGALTGVSGGQMTWSQAPATIIDPAQSYQASMETTAGAILIQLDPVNAPIATNNFICLALAGYYTGTDFHRIFAGYLIQGGDPSGSGAGNPGYYIPSDPTVGQYPVGSVAMANAVPNQNGSQFFIAATDLTDQIPAEYPVFGQVIGGMEVVTAISQGAVQAQPDGEQSKPVDPAMVLSVTIQTGAGTTSQVGPVIAAATQTPATAAPPPPAPPTATPPQPSASTDAQGRPGSSTNTTTVTGTTPTGDTGCAGLDDYKAAFEESYTTAAIANPEALAVLLEAQSNPETQSLFEDLTPEEATALSGFYGSLADSVAAITPPAFAAEWHMVQIEIFRALSEFTANIASQGLMLASMQASTTMNDLLERSDAAAIAAEAICPGFAAWAAGEEVE; from the coding sequence ATGACGGATTTCATGCGAAGGATGCTGGCGGTCGTCATCGTGCTCGCGGCGGTTGTGCCTGGGCTCGCAGTGACCGCCGCGCCGGCGATGGCGCAGTCGGGATTGGATGGCGCGGCATGTTGGCCGCAAGGGGCGCTGACCGGGGTCTCCGGCGGCCAGATGACCTGGTCGCAGGCGCCGGCAACCATCATCGATCCGGCGCAGTCGTATCAGGCGTCGATGGAAACCACCGCGGGCGCTATCCTGATCCAGCTCGACCCGGTCAACGCGCCGATCGCAACCAACAACTTCATCTGCCTGGCGCTCGCCGGCTACTACACCGGCACCGATTTTCACCGCATTTTCGCCGGATATCTCATCCAGGGCGGCGATCCGAGCGGCTCTGGCGCCGGCAACCCCGGCTACTACATTCCCTCCGATCCCACCGTGGGCCAATATCCTGTTGGCTCTGTGGCGATGGCCAACGCCGTTCCGAACCAGAATGGCTCCCAGTTCTTCATTGCCGCGACCGACCTGACCGACCAGATCCCTGCCGAGTATCCGGTCTTCGGACAAGTCATCGGCGGAATGGAAGTGGTCACGGCGATCTCACAAGGCGCCGTGCAAGCGCAACCGGACGGTGAGCAATCGAAACCGGTCGATCCGGCGATGGTGCTGAGCGTCACGATTCAGACCGGCGCGGGAACAACCAGCCAGGTCGGCCCCGTCATTGCGGCGGCGACGCAGACACCAGCAACGGCCGCTCCGCCACCTCCGGCGCCACCCACTGCTACCCCGCCGCAACCATCCGCGTCCACCGATGCGCAGGGGCGTCCAGGCAGCTCGACCAACACAACGACCGTGACCGGCACGACGCCTACGGGGGACACCGGTTGCGCTGGTCTGGACGATTACAAAGCCGCATTCGAGGAGAGCTATACCACCGCGGCTATTGCCAATCCGGAGGCGCTTGCCGTTCTCCTCGAAGCGCAAAGCAACCCGGAAACCCAGAGTCTCTTCGAGGACCTCACTCCAGAAGAAGCGACCGCGCTCAGCGGGTTCTACGGCTCGCTTGCCGATTCGGTCGCGGCTATCACGCCGCCCGCGTTCGCGGCAGAGTGGCACATGGTGCAGATCGAGATCTTCCGCGCGTTGAGTGAGTTCACCGCGAACATCGCGTCACAGGGCTTGATGCTTGCCTCGATGCAGGCGTCGACCACCATGAACGATCTGCTGGAGCGCAGCGACGCTGCCGCGATCGCAGCCGAGGCGATCTGTCCGGGATTTGCCGCCTGGGCCGCGGGCGAAGAGGTCGAGTGA
- a CDS encoding Xaa-Pro peptidase family protein — protein sequence MATAKRFDDVPMQNTLDDVPPISAEEIRGRQQRAREKASAAGLDGLLVVGRSFYDRPGDLAYLSGHFPPFPTTVFSEGNRGMGHAMLLLPVVGEPVLLTDARKHRPDLVVVDDVRAAGDLGLGLIDLLKETYLEDANIGLVGDDILPAAIDRQLLRELPGLTLDPEPNIVAEMRAIKSPGELDLLRRAARCADAALMTANAMIRRGGVTEREVCAEAIAAAMRAGADFVRYFRVHSGPWSAFGSRWPQAMDRRIEPGEIVALDAIGAYQGYGFDVNRTTVCGDASAETRRLLETTLEATNAAVEQIRPGVAVSTVVDAAVEVMQRGRYGDYFAGMMGHGIGLETVELPYLKVGEPTVLEPNMVLCVEPGLFIPEVAGAAIEQEVVVHAIGPSEIITPTPPNLWEWD from the coding sequence ATGGCAACAGCGAAACGATTCGACGATGTGCCCATGCAGAACACGCTCGACGACGTGCCGCCGATCTCGGCCGAGGAGATTCGCGGCCGGCAACAGCGCGCGCGTGAGAAAGCCTCGGCCGCGGGATTGGACGGGTTGCTGGTGGTTGGCCGCTCGTTCTATGACCGGCCCGGCGACCTGGCGTACCTAAGCGGGCACTTTCCTCCCTTCCCCACCACGGTCTTTTCCGAAGGGAACCGGGGCATGGGGCACGCGATGCTGCTCTTGCCGGTGGTTGGCGAACCCGTCTTGCTGACCGACGCGCGCAAACACCGCCCCGATCTGGTGGTGGTCGACGATGTGCGCGCCGCTGGCGATCTGGGACTTGGGCTGATCGATCTCCTGAAAGAGACCTATCTGGAAGACGCCAATATCGGCCTGGTGGGCGATGACATTCTGCCGGCCGCGATCGACCGGCAATTGCTGCGCGAGCTACCCGGGTTGACGCTCGATCCGGAGCCGAACATCGTCGCCGAGATGCGCGCCATCAAGAGTCCGGGCGAACTCGACCTGCTGCGCCGGGCGGCACGCTGCGCCGATGCCGCGTTGATGACCGCCAATGCCATGATTCGGCGTGGCGGTGTGACCGAGCGCGAAGTTTGCGCCGAGGCAATCGCCGCGGCTATGCGCGCCGGGGCCGATTTCGTGCGCTATTTCCGGGTGCACTCTGGTCCGTGGTCGGCGTTCGGCTCTCGCTGGCCACAGGCCATGGACCGGCGCATCGAACCGGGAGAGATCGTGGCGTTGGACGCCATCGGCGCCTACCAGGGCTATGGGTTCGACGTGAACCGCACGACGGTTTGCGGCGACGCGAGCGCCGAAACCCGCCGCCTGCTGGAAACCACCCTCGAAGCGACCAACGCGGCGGTGGAGCAGATTCGTCCAGGAGTGGCGGTTTCGACCGTGGTGGACGCCGCGGTCGAGGTCATGCAGCGCGGCCGGTATGGCGATTACTTCGCTGGCATGATGGGCCACGGCATCGGGCTGGAGACGGTCGAGCTTCCTTATCTCAAGGTCGGTGAACCCACCGTACTCGAACCGAACATGGTCCTGTGTGTGGAACCCGGCCTGTTCATTCCCGAAGTCGCGGGCGCCGCCATCGAACAGGAAGTGGTGGTCCACGCCATCGGACCGAGCGAGATCATTACCCCCACCCCACCGAACCTCTGGGAGTGGGACTGA
- a CDS encoding Zn-dependent hydrolase yields MIHIDGERLNASLQELARIGATDGGGVTRLTLSDEDKAARDLLARWMTEAGLTVRIDDLGNMSGIRPGIEDAPPVYMGSHIDTVVRGGRYDGALGVMGALEVIRTLNDHNVQTRLPVALVNWTNEEGVRFEPATLCSGAVAGAFTRDFAYGIRDRNGLIFGEELQRIGYKGDESLRPLPASAYLELHIEQGPVLESVGKPVGVVGGIVGIIWSEVVVTGQSDHAGPSPMPLRKDALMAASTMISSIERLALDRDDITVATVGRIRVEPDTINTIPGRAVFSVDFRHPDGETIDSLSRELGKLGETVARNRGVDITVERIWTSDPTPFDPTVIAAIRTGCESLGLPYEELWSGAGHDAKHLADLVPTGMIFVRSAGGVSHAEIEYSTPEDITAGGDVLLQAALALAG; encoded by the coding sequence ATGATCCATATCGATGGCGAACGGTTGAACGCGTCGTTGCAGGAGCTGGCACGGATCGGGGCGACCGATGGCGGCGGCGTGACGCGCCTGACGCTTTCCGACGAGGACAAGGCGGCCCGCGATCTGCTGGCGCGCTGGATGACCGAGGCCGGGCTGACTGTGCGGATCGACGATCTGGGCAACATGTCGGGGATTCGTCCCGGCATCGAGGATGCGCCGCCGGTGTACATGGGTTCGCATATCGACACCGTCGTGCGCGGGGGACGATACGACGGCGCGCTCGGGGTGATGGGCGCCCTGGAAGTGATCCGCACGCTCAACGATCACAACGTTCAGACCCGCCTGCCGGTGGCGCTGGTGAACTGGACGAACGAGGAAGGCGTGCGCTTCGAACCGGCCACGCTCTGTTCCGGCGCGGTCGCGGGAGCGTTTACGCGCGACTTTGCCTATGGCATCCGCGACCGCAACGGACTCATCTTCGGAGAGGAACTGCAACGCATCGGTTACAAAGGTGACGAGTCTCTGCGCCCGTTACCTGCCAGCGCATACCTGGAACTGCACATCGAGCAAGGGCCAGTGCTGGAATCGGTCGGCAAACCCGTAGGGGTTGTCGGCGGCATCGTTGGGATCATTTGGAGCGAGGTCGTGGTCACCGGGCAATCGGACCATGCCGGCCCCTCGCCCATGCCACTCCGCAAGGACGCGCTGATGGCCGCGTCCACCATGATCTCCTCGATCGAGCGGCTCGCCCTCGACCGGGACGATATCACGGTGGCGACCGTCGGCCGGATCAGGGTGGAACCAGACACCATCAACACGATTCCGGGGAGAGCCGTCTTCAGTGTCGATTTCCGGCATCCGGACGGCGAGACGATCGACTCTCTCTCCCGCGAGCTCGGCAAGCTGGGTGAGACTGTCGCCCGCAACCGGGGAGTCGACATCACCGTCGAGCGAATCTGGACCAGTGATCCCACCCCGTTCGATCCAACCGTGATCGCCGCAATTCGCACCGGCTGTGAATCGCTCGGGCTCCCGTACGAAGAGCTTTGGTCGGGGGCGGGGCACGACGCCAAACACCTGGCCGATCTGGTTCCCACGGGCATGATCTTCGTCCGCAGCGCAGGCGGCGTCAGCCACGCGGAGATCGAGTATTCGACACCGGAAGACATCACCGCCGGCGGCGACGTCCTGCTGCAGGCGGCACTCGCGCTGGCGGGATAG